The genomic region AAAGACTGAAATATCCTGATACGGCCAAGGGCGTGATCCCAATAAATAGAAATACGGCCATCATTCTGTGACTGAGTTTCATATTATGAATGTGTTTGGTAAACATCGCTTCCTCCCCCGAGCAGAGAATGTTGTTCCGAGTTATAGGTCCATCTGAACATTATCCAAAGCCTCTATAAATTTGATCATCGACCCGATTTTGAAAAGCAGACACACTGAATCCGACAGGAGCAACTCCTCGATAGTAAAGCCGGTTCTGGCCACCAGAATCGGATTGTCCATCGATTCCGCGCCGATCTCCTGAATCACGGTGTGGATATTGCAGAATTCTGTTTTGGGAATGGTGAAGATGAATCGCCGTTGGAGGCCGTTGGCAACGGAGCCGAGGATACTGTTGATAAGAATATTGCCGACTTCCGCAAAGGCCCCCTCAGGATCGAATATCGAGCCGTCGGTTCCGTCTTCCGGCGCTGGGTTATCTTCTCCATAGAGAGCGGCGATTAGCTTTTTTGAGGAATCCGGATTGGCGATGAAATACGCGGATCCATCGATCCCACCTGAGAAATCCATGTGAACAGATGTTATCCAATCACCCAGGTGATCCGGCAGCCGCGGGGCGAGCTTGCTGGGGGGAATCTGCTCTATTAGCGGAATATTTAACCGAACGTGGAAGCCGAACATTTCGTTGAGTTGGCCGCCGGCATGGCCAAGACCGATAGTAATCAACTCGGTTATAATATCATTCTGAGTTTCGTTCAAGATCACGCAGCAGCCTCCCCTTGCGGACCGAGAAAGGATTCAACGGCAAGTCTGAGACGATCAGCCACGATCGGTTTGTTTAAGAATTCGGCCGCGCCGAATTCAAGACATAACTCGCGGGTTGACTCCTGAACATCTGAAGTGAGAACGATAACAGGGAGATCGTGTTCCCCTTCTCTGAGCCTCTCCAGGAACTCCAAGCCGTCCATTTTAGGCATATTCAGATCTGTAATCACAAGATCGAACTTGGTCTCCTCGACGGCTCTCAACGCCCCCAGTCCGTCTTCAGCTTCACATATTTCAAATCCTATCCGCTCCAACAACCTTCCAACTTTCTTGCGTTGAAAAGAAGAATCGTCAACAACAAGAATTTTGGCCATTTTAAATCCTCCCGCCAATCAAGCGATCTTTCGCTTGGCCTCTTGTTCGCCACCAGCGTGACTTGTGTTTATCCCGTTAGCTGATTTTGCACGGTAATAGATTCCGCCACCAAACTCCATAAGGTCAAACTCCTTGCTGTATGCGCTGATCGATTCAGAAGAGCCAAGGATAAGATGACCATGAGGTGCTAAAGCTCTCCTGATTCTTGCATACAGATCACGTTTGAAATCATCCGCAAAATAGATGGCAACATTTCTGCACAAAATGATGTCAAATAACCCAAGAGCACCGAAGTCACTCCGCAGATTGAGCTGTTTGAATGTCACAAAAGATTTAACTTGATCGATAATGCGTGTATATCTTCCCTCGTCAGAGAAGTAACGCTCTCTCAGAGGTGGAGGCAATCCTCTTCCCATCGCAATCCTGTCATAAAGACCGTTGGAGGCGATCTTGAGTGCGGATGGGGCAATATCGGTCGCCAATATTTCAAACATTTGGGATCGAAGATGTGGAAATACTTTCATTTTTTCCAAGATAGTCATGGAGATGGAATAGGCTTCTTGGCCGGTCGAGGAGGCCGCAGACCAAATTTTGACCCGTTGTCGCTTTCCTTCCTTGATTTCAGCGGCGTATTGCGGAAGCAGGTATTCGCCGAATATTTTGAACGGGTGGACGTCACGGAACCACAATGTTTCCTGTGTCGACATAGCATCTACGATTTTGGTTAATAGATCGGCATCTTTGCTGGTCACGACTTTTTTATGAAATTCGGTGAATGATTCGCATTTGTATTCCTCGAGAACCTTGGAGAGGCGGCTTTCGATTAAGTATGCCTTGCCATCGCCGACGCGGATGCAGCTGATCTTTTCAATCAGATCCCTCAGCAGAATAAATTCATCCGGTTTCAGCTTAATGGGCATTTAATATCCTCGAAACGCTACACTATATATGCCGATGGTCCGGGCAATGATGATAGGGACAGCCGGAGGATCTTCATCTTTTTAGGCCTCCGATAAGTAGTTCTACAATCCGGGGGCCGAGTTCATCCAAATCAATGGATTCATCCGTCAATCCGGCATTGTCTACGGCCTGTGGCATACCGTAAACGACGCAGGTCTTTGCAGATTGAGCCAGGCAGTAGCAGCCATTACCCTTAAGAGTTTCGACGCCGTTCAAGCCATCCGCTCCCATGCCCGTCATGATGACAGCAAGGACACTTTTGGTATCCTGGAATTTGGTCAGTGATTGAAAAAGCACGTCGATCGCCGGTCTGCAGCTATTAACGGGGGGGCCGTCAGACAAATCCACGGCGAAGCCTTCGGGGCCCCGCCCAATGGTCATATGGCGTCCACCAGGGGCGATATAGACCGTTCCCGGCGACAACAAGTCTCCTTGAGTGGCTTCTTTTACATATATCTTCGATTTCTTGTTTAAATCCTTTGCCAATGCCTCGGTAAAGACGGGCGGCATGTGTTGTACGAGTACGACAGGAACGGGCAAATCGGGCGGAAGGTGGGGAATGACATGTGCCAGAGCCACGGGGCCGCCGGTGGATGAACCGATCGCTAGGAGGCCAAAACTATGCTTGATAAGAAACGGATGTCTTCTTTTTGGTGGGAAGGTAACAATCTTTGGTTTTCCCATCACCTCAAGGGATGATGGTTGGGTGATTGTTTTCAGTTTCCCCATAATCGAACGGGTATGAATTCGAGTTTCCAGCATTTTTAAAACCGAATTCAATTCCGTTTGCAACTTGGCGATATTTTCCTCGACACTTTTGCCATGAGGTTTTTCAATAATATCCAGGGCGCCCAAATTGAGCGCATGAATCGCCGTTTCAGAGCCCTTCTCGGTTGCTGCGCTCACCAAAACAACGCTGCATTCGGGATGACTCTTGCTGATTCGCTCCAAAGTCTCGATTCCATCCATTTCCGGCATCTGAACATCCAGAAGAATGAGATCGTAAGTATTCTCAGAGAGTTTTTTTAACGCAAGAGGTCCAGAACGCGCTGTGGAGACAGAGGCTACGCCGTCCAGCGGCGAAACAATATCGTGGAGTATCTTGCGATAAGTCGCCATGTCATCAACGACGAGAACATTCAACGCCATGGATTGATTTTCCCTTTCAAATGTTGAGTATTGCGCCTATTTGCTGAATCAATCCGATTCACGTCGCAAGGCCGTTCAATAATGAGCGCCGGATTATCACCGATGCATGCCGGAAGATGCGCTCACTTCTTTCTGGGCTGAACCGAGTTGGAGGATTTCTCCCACTCGGAGTGCGATCATCAAGTCATCTTCCAGCTTGACGACATTTGACAAGTATTTGCTGTCCACACCGGTCATATTCGCAGGCGGCGGTTCGAGCTCTTTCTCATCGATGGTAATCATGTCGCCGACCCGGTCGATCAGCAATCCGGTTACATCATTTGCCGTATCGTCATCGAGTATTCCGGATTCTTGAAGGGACGCTAAATCGGCGGATGTTTTTAATACCAGACAACGCGATTCCGGGCCAATCTTTTGGGGACCGAGACCGAGCCGAATTCCAAGATCAATCACTGTGACCAATTGCCCCCTCAGATTGAGAAGTCCGCGGACGCATTCCGGTGACCGTTCGGTTGGCGTAATATCCAAATGCCTGTTGATCTCGCGGACCATCAGGATATCTATGCCAAAGCGTGAGTTTCCAATGAAGAATGTTGCGAATTGTCGCTCCATGTTTCGTCCCCTTGACGCATCTGTAGAGCCTTGATCAATGATCTACGCAGACCGTCTTTGTCCAATTTGAGTTCATATATGTCAACCCCGGCTCCCTCGCCTTTCTCTCTATTCTTCTCCGAAGTGAGAGCGGTGACGGCGACAAC from Candidatus Eisenbacteria bacterium harbors:
- the cheB gene encoding chemotaxis-specific protein-glutamate methyltransferase CheB yields the protein MALNVLVVDDMATYRKILHDIVSPLDGVASVSTARSGPLALKKLSENTYDLILLDVQMPEMDGIETLERISKSHPECSVVLVSAATEKGSETAIHALNLGALDIIEKPHGKSVEENIAKLQTELNSVLKMLETRIHTRSIMGKLKTITQPSSLEVMGKPKIVTFPPKRRHPFLIKHSFGLLAIGSSTGGPVALAHVIPHLPPDLPVPVVLVQHMPPVFTEALAKDLNKKSKIYVKEATQGDLLSPGTVYIAPGGRHMTIGRGPEGFAVDLSDGPPVNSCRPAIDVLFQSLTKFQDTKSVLAVIMTGMGADGLNGVETLKGNGCYCLAQSAKTCVVYGMPQAVDNAGLTDESIDLDELGPRIVELLIGGLKR
- a CDS encoding protein-glutamate O-methyltransferase CheR; the encoded protein is MPIKLKPDEFILLRDLIEKISCIRVGDGKAYLIESRLSKVLEEYKCESFTEFHKKVVTSKDADLLTKIVDAMSTQETLWFRDVHPFKIFGEYLLPQYAAEIKEGKRQRVKIWSAASSTGQEAYSISMTILEKMKVFPHLRSQMFEILATDIAPSALKIASNGLYDRIAMGRGLPPPLRERYFSDEGRYTRIIDQVKSFVTFKQLNLRSDFGALGLFDIILCRNVAIYFADDFKRDLYARIRRALAPHGHLILGSSESISAYSKEFDLMEFGGGIYYRAKSANGINTSHAGGEQEAKRKIA
- a CDS encoding chemotaxis protein CheW, whose product is MERQFATFFIGNSRFGIDILMVREINRHLDITPTERSPECVRGLLNLRGQLVTVIDLGIRLGLGPQKIGPESRCLVLKTSADLASLQESGILDDDTANDVTGLLIDRVGDMITIDEKELEPPPANMTGVDSKYLSNVVKLEDDLMIALRVGEILQLGSAQKEVSASSGMHR
- a CDS encoding response regulator, with protein sequence MAKILVVDDSSFQRKKVGRLLERIGFEICEAEDGLGALRAVEETKFDLVITDLNMPKMDGLEFLERLREGEHDLPVIVLTSDVQESTRELCLEFGAAEFLNKPIVADRLRLAVESFLGPQGEAAA